In Pelodictyon luteolum DSM 273, the genomic stretch GATCAGTTCCCTGATTTCTGGAAGGAGTGGGGTGCCGAGCATTCCGGAAGTCGTTTAGGGTGGATCATGCCTTGCCAGCCGTCCCCTAATAAAGGACATTTTTTTACAACTTTCCAACATCGCCGTGCCATTTTGTCCCCCTCAGGAGGGGCGCCCCTTCGAGACGTGGGGGCTGTCGGCAAGGTATTTCCTCCATGGCAGTTCGCGGCTCCTCGAAATCCCGACCCGGGTTGAAGTGCAGATCATCGAGGGTTGCGGCGAAGGTGCATCGAGCAGGAAGAACTCGTTGCCGAACAGATCCCTGCCGCTGGAGCTCCGCTCGACGCCGAGGGCGCTGGTGAGCTTGGCCGGTCCGCTCATGAGGGCGGTCTCGACTGTCGTCTGCCGCCGCTCCTGCATGCAGGGGATTCCTTCAACCGGTTCCATCGCCCGTATGAGCACGGCTCCGGCCGTGCCTTCGGGTTCGGTGACGATGTTCAGGAGATGGTGGCATCCGTAGGAAAAATAAACGTACAGGGTGCCGGGGGCCTCGAACATGACCCGGTTCCGCTCAGTCTTTTTCCTCCACGCATGGCAGGCCTCATCGTTATGGCCGAGATAGGCTTCGGTTTCGACGATCCGCCCCTTCAGGACGGTGCCTGAGGGCGTGATGCGCACGAAAATCTTTCCGAGGAGGCGCTCGGTGAGCGCCAGGGTGGGAGCCGTGAAGAATTGTTTTCCGAGCCGCGTCATGGCCTGCGAATAGAGTTTGTAAAAGATGTACTAAGTAGTATAATGTAGTATGTCACTTTTGAACTTCAACTCCTGCAGATTCCCCTCCCTAGATTCCTAGATACATGGGCCGAGTAATTGCGATTGCAAACCAGAAGGGCGGGGTCGGCAAAACGACCACGGCCGTCAACATTGCGGCTTCCATTGCGATTTCCGAGTTCAGGACGCTGCTCATCGACATCGACCCCCAGGCCAATGCGACCTCGGGTTTCGGTATCGACAATGGCGAGGAGATCGACAACACGTTCTATCAGGTGATGGTGAAGGGGGGAGAGATCAAGGATGCCGTCATGCGCTCCAGCCTTGAGTACCTCGACGTCCTGCCCTCGAACGTGAACCTCGTCGGCATGGAGGTGGAGCTGGTGAACATGCGCGACCGAGAGTATGTGATGCAGAAGGCACTGAAGGCGGTCAGGAACGACTACGACTACATCATCATCGACTGCCCCCCGTCGCTTGGTCTCATAACCCTCAACGCCCTTACCGCGGCCGATTCGGTGCTCATCCCGGTCCAGGCGGAATACTACGCGCTTGAAGGTCTGGGCAAGCTGCTCAACACGATAAGTATCGTGCGCAAGCACCTGAACCCGAAGCTCGACATAGAGGGCGTGCTGGTGACCATGTTTGACGCCCGCCTCCGTCTTGCGACCCAGGTGGCCGAAGAGGTTAAGAAGTTTTTCAAAGACAAGGTATACCGTACCCACATCCGCAGGAACGTGCGGCTGTCCGAGGCTCCGAGCCACGGCATGCCGGCCCTCCTGTACGATGCCCAGAGCATAGGGTCGAAAGATTACCTGGACCTTGTCCGGGAGATGTTCGAACGGGACGGAAACATCAAAAAATTTAAAGTCCGGCAGCAGTAGCCGCCGGCGGACGGGTCAGGGGATATGGCGAAAAACGCATTGGGAAAAGGCCTGAAGGCGCTGATCCCGGAAGAGGGGTTCTCCAGGGCAGGACGGGACGAGGTCGATGTTCCCATGCAGGACGGGGTGATCGGCAGCCTGCCGGTCGAGAGCATTCACGCCAACCCGTTCCAGCCCCGCAAGGAGTTCGACGAGACGGCCCTTGAGGAGCTGATGAACTCCATACTGGAGAACGGCGTCATCCAGCCGGTGACGGTGCAGCGGGACGGCGAGGGCTACCAGCTCATCAGCGGCGAACGGCGCCTGCGCGCAGTCCGCAAGGCCGGCTACAAATTCATTCCCGCCTATGTCATCGAGGCCCGTAGTGACTCCAGCAAGCTCGAGCTTGCGCTCATCGAGAACATCCAGCGCGAAGACCTCAATGCCATCGAAGTGGCGCTGGCACTCAAAAGCCTGACGACGAAGTGCAGCCTCACTCAGGACGAAGTGGCCAAGAAGGTCGGCAAGAACCGCTCTTCGGTCAGCAACTTTCTCCGTCTCCTGAAGCTTCCGCTGCAGGTGCAGGACAGTATCCGCAGCCGTGAAATCTCCTTCGGCCACGCCCGGGCCCTCATCAACCTGCCGGGTGAACAGCAGCAGCTGAGGGTATGGAAGCAGGTGATCGCCCACCAGCTCTCCGTGCGCCAGACTGAGGCCCTCGTGGCCCGGATGTTCCGCGAAGACGGCAGTGCCGACAAAAAGGCGAAGCCGGAGCGCGAGCCGCATGTCGCCGAGCTCGAATCGCTTCTTCGCAACAAGCTTGCCACAAAGGTCCGCATCATCGAAAAGAAGGGTGGCAAGGGAGAGATCCACATCCAGTATTTTTCAGGTGACGATCTCGAAAGGATTCTTGAAATCATGGGTGACGAATAAGCCTCCGGCACTCGTCACGAACCGCATAGATCTGTACAAAAGCGTATGAAGTTCACTTTGGTAGGAAACGGACGGATGGGCAGGGAAGTTGCCGCCGTAATCAGCCGTTCAGGCATCCATGAAACCGCGGCAGTCCTTGATGTTGATGCCAAAATCACTCCCGACTCTTTCCGCGGCAGCGATGCCATCATCGACTTCACCGTCCGCGATGCATTTCTTCAGAACCTCGATGCCATGCTCGCCTCGGGCGTGCCGGTCGTGGCCGGAACAACCGGCTGGGACGATGTCCGCGCCGGGGTCGCTTCCAAGGTGAAGGCCGCCGGCGGTTCGCTGCTCTACTCCGCCAACTTCTCTCTCGGCGTAAACATTTTTCTTCGCACCGTTCGTGAGGCGTCACGCCTCATCGCCCCGTTCGAACAGTTCGACATTGCTTTCAGCGAACAGCACCACACTGCCAAGGCTGATTTTCCGAGCGGAACGGCTCTTGCCGCAGCCGAGCACATCCTTGCTGCAAACAGCCGTAAGCACAGCATCGTGCGCCAGTTGCCGGATGGCAGGAAGATTCAGCCCGACGAGCTGCAGGTCGCAGCCATCCGGCTCGGCGGAGTCTTCGGCAAGCATACAGCCTTTATTGATTCGGAGGCGGACGAGATCGTGATTTCCCATACTGCCAAGAACCGTTCCGGCTTTGCTTCCGGTGCCGTAGAGACTGCCGCCTGGCTGGCCCTGCGCCACAAGACAGCTCCAGGGTTCTATACCATGGACGACTTCCTGAACGAAAGACTCGCATAGCCGTATGGTGTTCCGGGAAAAACTTTTCGCCGTCATGCTCACGGCCTCCATCGTCATCCTGACGACCACAGTTCCCTACCTGACCCTTGTCAACGTCTTCCTGTTTCTGGGGATATTCATGGCGGGATCGGTTGGCCTCAACCGCAGCATCCTGCGATTCCAGGTGCGCCTTCCCTATAACGAAGCCTTCATTCTCGCCTTCTTCGGCGGCGTGGTGGGCGGGATTCTCTCTGAAGCGGTTTCATGGGTGCTGATGGAGACGCTTTCCTATCGCCCCGGGACTGAAAGCCTGTCGCTCGTCATCAGCTGGGTGCTGGAAATGGCCCGTGACCGCCCGGAACTCAATCAGCAGGTCCAGTCGCTGCTCGAGGCTGAAAAACTCGCCCTCGCTCCGCTTTCGCTCTCCCTCACCGACCTGGTTCAGAGCATGCTCTTCTCTGCGGCTTTCTATGCGCCGATTGCCGGATTCGGAGGGATGTGGGCCGTGTTCCGACTCAAGCGCAAGGCAGCCCGCCGCTAGACTCTCCCCGGCGGTACTCCGCAGCCATCTGCCTATACCAGGCCCGATCCGTCTTTTCCGATCCCGGAAGCGTTGTCCACTGGCACACCCGGAAAAACACCACCGGCGTTTTCAGACGGCCGACCCGCATCTGCATTTCGCGGCGGAGGGTTTCGTCGTCAGGGCCGTCTCCTCCGGCAGTACGGATAAATGCCGCCGGACGCTCTCCATATTCGGGGTCCCGCACGGGCGCCACCACGGCTTCAAGCACACCCTCAATCTCCCTCAGCGCCCTTTCCACCTCTTCTGGGTGAATGTTTTCTCCGCCAGAGATGAACATGTCGTCTTTTCTTCCGAGCACCCGCACCGTGCCGTCGGCGGCAAGCGAGCCGATGTCACCGGTATGGAACCACCCGTCCGGGTCACCGATGGGGTCTATGGCTCCGTTTCTGAGGTAGCCTGTGCAGAGGCACTTCCCGCGCACCAGAAGCTCGCCGTCCGGTGCCTCCCGGACCTCCCTCCACGGGAGCACCCTGCCGCTGTCGGAGCGGTGCCTCGCAACCGGAGCGTCGGTGGTGGCGATCTGCGAGGCCATCTCCGTTGAACCGTAGCTCAGGTAAATGGGGAGGCCTCTTGCGGCAGCCTCGTCGACGAGGCTGCCGGAAGCAGCACTTCCGCCGAGGAGTAGGGCTTTGATTCCGGCCGTCAGGGCCGGATCATTTTCCCTGTAGAGTAGCCGGAAAAGCTGGGTCGGAACAAGCGAGAGGTGCGAGATCGGGAAGCGTTCGAGGGAGTCGGTGAGGGATGCATGCGGCCGGTCAATGGCAAGGGCGCCGCCCGATGCCAGTGAACGGAAGATGAGGGCGTAGCCGCCGACATGGAAAAGGGGGAGCGACAGGAGCCAGGTGTCTCCGGGCCCGAACGGCAGGTTGCTGTTGGAGCCGAGTGCATTGTACCAATGGTTCTCCAGCGAGTGCACCGCTGCTTTTGCTGTGCCGGTGCTTGCAGACGTGTGGATTATGGTGATTGGCCGTACGGTCGTGCCTTTGTGGTTCAGCAGCGCACTCCGGCGGTCCGGGAGGGCGGAGGCTTCAGCGAGCAGCTCCGCGGCGTCAATTGAAGCCGTATCCGTGTCCGGGGCGGGGCATTCCGCTCCGGTGATGCAAAGGGACGGCTGCAGCTCCTGAAGCATCTGGCGCAGCCTTGCTTCCGGCAGGCGGTGGTTGAGGGGGGCCGCCACCATTCCTGCGCTGAGGAGGGCGAGCAGGATGAGGACCATATCGGGAGTGTTCGGGGAGATGATGGCGACACCATCACCATCCCGGAGGCCCCTGTTCAGGAGCGCGGCGGCTATCCGTCCGGCCATGGCGCTACACTCCTTGAATGAACGGCTGCCATCCGGGGTGAGAAGCATGGGCATCGGGCCGAACCGGGAAGCGGCATCGGCCACCGGGTCCGGTGCCGGAGACCTCAGAGGGTCCATACCGAAGCGAGGCTGAGGTTTGTGGTTCGGACTTCCCGGGTATCTAGGTAGAGGCTGGCTGCGTCGAGCGAGCCCCCTTCAGCATGGAACGCTGTGGTCTGGATATCTTCCTTCAGATGGCGGAACGTGTCGAGACCGCAGGCCGCTGGCCTCACGGAGGTCGCTGCGGCAAGGATGGCGTAGAAGCCGAGGCTGATGCTGCTTTCAAATGCCGAGCTGAAGACGGCCTGCATATTATGGTCTGCCGCATACCGTACCAGATTGAGTACGGCGGCAACGCCACCGAGGCAGTTGGGTTTGAGCACCAGGGCACCGATGGTCTCCGGGGGCAGTGCTCCGAGGAGTCCGGGTTTCTGCCAGAGGGTTTCATCCAGAGCGGAGCGGATGCCGGTCTTTGCATGGTATTCCGGAATGTCGCGTGGCTGCAGGAGCGGTTCCTCGATGTAGGTGACGCTGTTCTTGGGAAGTTCACGGGCGAAAGCAATGGCGTCGTCGAGCGGCATTGACTGGTTGGCATCAAGGCGGAGTTCAACCTGACTGCCGAACAGCCGGTGCAGGGCGTGGACAGCGGCGGCTGCTTCCTCGGCGTTCTCTTTTCCGACTTTGAGCTTGAACGCACGGTACCCTTCCTGGTAGCTGGCCTGTGCCCTCAGGAGGACTACGTCCGTCGATCCCATGAGGAGAGCGTTCAAGGGCACCCGGGGGAGCATACTCTCTCCTGGAACCGAAAACGGGTGCCGGCCGCTGATTGATGCCTCAAGGTTCATGACGGCCATTTCCAGACCCATGCGCACTGACGGGAACAGTCCTTCCGTCATGAGCGCGGCGCCGCTCTCCCCGTGCATGGCGAGGGTTTCGACTATCTGGCGTTCTGCCGATTCCGTTGTCTCGCGGTGCAGCCCCGAGAGCGGGGCGATTTCGCCCCATGCGGTGTGCTTTCCGTCTCCGGTCTTAAGGGCAAGCAGCACGCCATCGCGCTGCAGAAGGCGTCTTCCCCTGACGGTTACCGGCTCGTTGAACGGCAACGAATACCGGTAGAGATAAGCATAGGAGGCAGTCAAGGACGTTTCGGGAAACGGCTGAAGTCGGGCTTGCGCTTTTCGACAAATGCGTTGCGCCCTTCCTGACCTTCTTCGCTCATGTAGTAAAGGAGCGTGGCGTTGCCGGCCAGTTCCTGCAGGCCGGCCTGCCCGTCGCAGTCGGCGTTCAGTGATGCTTTCAGGCACCGGATCGCCAAGGGTGAGTTTGCCAGAATCTCGCGGCACCACTGCACGGTTTCCTCCTCGAGTTTCTCAAGCGGGACCACGGTGTTGACGAGGCCCATGTCGAGCGCCTCCTGAGCCGTGTACTGACGGCAGAGGTACCAGATTTCGCGGGCTTTTTTCTGGCCTACGAGGCGGGCCATATAGCTGGCACCCCAGCCGCCGTCGAAGGATCCTACCCGCGGGCCGGTCTGGCCGAACCGTGCGTTTTCGGCGGCGATGGTGAGGTCGCAGAGCATGTGCAGCACGTGTCCGCCGCCGATTGCATAACCGGCAACCATGGCGATGACCGGTTTCGGGCAGGTGCGGATATCGCGCTGGAAATCAAGGACGTTCAGTTTGTTGACACCTTTGGCATCGGCATAGCCGGCATTGCCGCGGATTTTCTGGTCGCCTCCGGAGCAGAATGCAAGTTCACCCGCTCCGGTCAGGATGACTACGCCGACTGCTTCGTCGTTGCGTGCATCCTGCAGCGCCTCGATCATCTGCTCGACGGTCTGTGGGCGGAACGCATTGCGCCGTTCCGGGCGGTTGATGGTGATTTTGGCGATGCCTTCGGCTTTATGGTAGAGGATGTCGGAGAACTCCCCGCACTGGCTCCATGCTATGCTGCTCATTACGGCTCTCAGTCTTGCTGGTTGAAGAAATGCTGCAGGCGCTCCTGGAATCGGTCCCGTGCTTCGATGTGCAGCGTGTGGCCGCAGCCGGGGAAGGTTTCAAGGCGCGAGTGAGGGAACAAATTAACCATTTGACGGCCAATCTCAAGGTATTTGGGGTCTTTTTCCCCGGCCATGAACTGCACCGGCACCGGGCTTGCGGCACATTGATCCCAGAAAGAGGGCTGATTGCCTGTGCCGAGCAGGCGGAGCGCCCGGGCAAGGCTTCGGGGGGATCCCTTTTGGCGAAGTGTTTCCACCTCATGGAAGAGAGGATGGCTTTTAAGGGTGGAGAAGAGCGGCTGGCTGTACCAGAACTCCAGGAACCCCTCGAAGTTCCGCTCGATCTTGCGGGCGGTTCCCTCATCGCTTTTCCTTCTGGCTAGACGTTCTTCTTCTGTCCGGAGCCCCGGGGAGGAAGAGACGATCACTGCTCTCTGAAAGAGTTCGGGGTGGCGAAGCAGAAGGGCGACGCCGATCCTTCCTCCCATTGAATAGCCTACGAGAAAGCCCGGTGCGGGGAGCAGCTTTCGAAGACCTTCGGCGAGGGTGTCGACAGTATGGAGAAAATACCCGCTCGAAGCTTCGCTTTCCTCCTGCAGTCCGTCCGGACCGTTGTCCCTGAAGACTGCCCCACCGTGACCAGGAAGGTCGACGAGGATGCAATGGAGGCTGCCGGAGAGGCCGGAGGTGAAGGGCAGCCAGTCGCTGCCGGAGCCGAGGAACCCGTGCAGGAATACGACGGACGGAAGCGACGGGTCGCCGATGGTGGTGAAGCGGAGCGGGACCTGAATCGGGGTGATGGTATCCATTGTGCAATATAATGATCCTGCTGCACCCTCCGTGATCCACTTACAGGCTGAAGTGAGGGCCATTCAGCCTGCGGGTGTGACGGCATGCGCAGCACGTCGCTGCCATGGACGGGGCGCATGACGGACGATGGCCGGGTCGAATACCCTGAAGTCCCGGTCCACGTGCAGGTCTGCCAGAGGTTTGAGTGAACGCACATGCTGGTGTTCGCGTTCGAGCACGCTCCAGCGGTAGCCGTCCGTCGGTTCTTTCGCCCGCAGCATCTGGCTGAGCTTCGTGTCGTGGTAGGTGAGGTCGATGAATACCCTAAGGTCCACCCCTTCGGTACGGATGGCATACAGGCCGTCGATGATGAGCAGCTGGATCTTGCTGAAGTCGGTGAAGAGCTGGTCGACCTCCTCGGTGATGATGTCGATGCAGGGGATCGAGACGCTGCGTCCTTGACGGAAGTCCCCGATGTTGCGGTGCAGCTGCTCCCAGTCGTATTCCTGCACCCCTACCGCTTCGAAGTTGCTCTGTATGCGGTGCTCGCGACGCTGAAGCGGATGGACCCGGTAGTAGTTGTCGGTATGGAGGATCTTGACCCTGATGCCCCGGCCTTTGAGCAGGAGTGCGAGGGAGTGCGAGAGTTCGGACTTTCCTGCACCCGATTCTCCCGATATGGCTACGACGAACTTCTCTCCGGGCTGATTCTTCCGGAGCTGTTCGATATCCAGCAGCACCCGCTCAAGAATGGCGCCTGCCGCCGATTTGTGCTGGTCGTTGATCAGCAGTACGTCTCCCAACATGGCTATAACTTCTTGGTTGCGCCTGTCAGTATGCTATACCGTTCATGCCCCCATGCACTAAGTAACGTTTTTCTCCGCGAAGAGACAAGGGAAACCGGTTCAGCGGTCGGTGAAGGCAGTTTCTGCAAATGCGTTGAACCGCGCCTGCAGGGTGCGGTGCTGTTCGACATTTTCGCTGCGGGAAGAGGCGATCTCGATGATGGTGCTTTGGGGAGCCTCTCCGGCAGCGAGGAAGCACTCCTCGAATTCCCTGTTGGTCCGGGGCGCGGCGTAGCGGAGCCCGAACATCCCGGCGGCATGTTGTGCATGGAAGTGCTGCGGGGTGGCGAAGTGCTCCTCGAAAATGTCATTGCAGGATGCAACCGGGAGGAATGAGAATATGCCGCCTCCGTTGTTGTTGAGGAGCACGATGCGCATAGGCCGGGAGAGGGAGCGGAGGAGCGAGAGTGCGTTGAGGTCGTGGAGGAATGCGATGTCGCCGATAAGGAGCGTGACTTTCCTTCCGAGGCCTTCCCCGTATCCTGCCGCCGTTGAGATGATGCCGTCTATGCCGCTTGCTCCGCGGTTGAGCCCGCACGGCAGCCCGTCCGGCTGGAGTGCTGCGGCAAACGAGTCCAGCTCCCTGACCGACATGCTGTTTGATGTGAAGAGCGCCTCCCCGGGGGTGATGAGCTGCGAGATTTGGCGTGCAGCGGAGATTTCGCTGAGGGGAATGCTCGCTTCCGTCAAGTCGTCAAGCGCCCCGCTGCAGTGCAGGAAGAACCCTTCGGCTGGTTCCTTGATCGCTGAGGGTTCGCTCCTGCAGCCCATGAGGCCTTCGGCGGCAGTCTGGAGTGAGGACTCAAGAGAGAGGCTCACCGG encodes the following:
- a CDS encoding DNA-3-methyladenine glycosylase; this encodes MTRLGKQFFTAPTLALTERLLGKIFVRITPSGTVLKGRIVETEAYLGHNDEACHAWRKKTERNRVMFEAPGTLYVYFSYGCHHLLNIVTEPEGTAGAVLIRAMEPVEGIPCMQERRQTTVETALMSGPAKLTSALGVERSSSGRDLFGNEFFLLDAPSPQPSMICTSTRVGISRSRELPWRKYLADSPHVSKGRPS
- the menC gene encoding o-succinylbenzoate synthase — encoded protein: MTASYAYLYRYSLPFNEPVTVRGRRLLQRDGVLLALKTGDGKHTAWGEIAPLSGLHRETTESAERQIVETLAMHGESGAALMTEGLFPSVRMGLEMAVMNLEASISGRHPFSVPGESMLPRVPLNALLMGSTDVVLLRAQASYQEGYRAFKLKVGKENAEEAAAAVHALHRLFGSQVELRLDANQSMPLDDAIAFARELPKNSVTYIEEPLLQPRDIPEYHAKTGIRSALDETLWQKPGLLGALPPETIGALVLKPNCLGGVAAVLNLVRYAADHNMQAVFSSAFESSISLGFYAILAAATSVRPAACGLDTFRHLKEDIQTTAFHAEGGSLDAASLYLDTREVRTTNLSLASVWTL
- a CDS encoding ParB/RepB/Spo0J family partition protein, with amino-acid sequence MAKNALGKGLKALIPEEGFSRAGRDEVDVPMQDGVIGSLPVESIHANPFQPRKEFDETALEELMNSILENGVIQPVTVQRDGEGYQLISGERRLRAVRKAGYKFIPAYVIEARSDSSKLELALIENIQREDLNAIEVALALKSLTTKCSLTQDEVAKKVGKNRSSVSNFLRLLKLPLQVQDSIRSREISFGHARALINLPGEQQQLRVWKQVIAHQLSVRQTEALVARMFREDGSADKKAKPEREPHVAELESLLRNKLATKVRIIEKKGGKGEIHIQYFSGDDLERILEIMGDE
- the menH gene encoding 2-succinyl-6-hydroxy-2,4-cyclohexadiene-1-carboxylate synthase, which gives rise to MDTITPIQVPLRFTTIGDPSLPSVVFLHGFLGSGSDWLPFTSGLSGSLHCILVDLPGHGGAVFRDNGPDGLQEESEASSGYFLHTVDTLAEGLRKLLPAPGFLVGYSMGGRIGVALLLRHPELFQRAVIVSSSPGLRTEEERLARRKSDEGTARKIERNFEGFLEFWYSQPLFSTLKSHPLFHEVETLRQKGSPRSLARALRLLGTGNQPSFWDQCAASPVPVQFMAGEKDPKYLEIGRQMVNLFPHSRLETFPGCGHTLHIEARDRFQERLQHFFNQQD
- a CDS encoding ParA family protein; the protein is MGRVIAIANQKGGVGKTTTAVNIAASIAISEFRTLLIDIDPQANATSGFGIDNGEEIDNTFYQVMVKGGEIKDAVMRSSLEYLDVLPSNVNLVGMEVELVNMRDREYVMQKALKAVRNDYDYIIIDCPPSLGLITLNALTAADSVLIPVQAEYYALEGLGKLLNTISIVRKHLNPKLDIEGVLVTMFDARLRLATQVAEEVKKFFKDKVYRTHIRRNVRLSEAPSHGMPALLYDAQSIGSKDYLDLVREMFERDGNIKKFKVRQQ
- a CDS encoding uridine kinase family protein, which encodes MLGDVLLINDQHKSAAGAILERVLLDIEQLRKNQPGEKFVVAISGESGAGKSELSHSLALLLKGRGIRVKILHTDNYYRVHPLQRREHRIQSNFEAVGVQEYDWEQLHRNIGDFRQGRSVSIPCIDIITEEVDQLFTDFSKIQLLIIDGLYAIRTEGVDLRVFIDLTYHDTKLSQMLRAKEPTDGYRWSVLEREHQHVRSLKPLADLHVDRDFRVFDPAIVRHAPRPWQRRAAHAVTPAG
- the dapB gene encoding 4-hydroxy-tetrahydrodipicolinate reductase, which codes for MKFTLVGNGRMGREVAAVISRSGIHETAAVLDVDAKITPDSFRGSDAIIDFTVRDAFLQNLDAMLASGVPVVAGTTGWDDVRAGVASKVKAAGGSLLYSANFSLGVNIFLRTVREASRLIAPFEQFDIAFSEQHHTAKADFPSGTALAAAEHILAANSRKHSIVRQLPDGRKIQPDELQVAAIRLGGVFGKHTAFIDSEADEIVISHTAKNRSGFASGAVETAAWLALRHKTAPGFYTMDDFLNERLA
- the menB gene encoding 1,4-dihydroxy-2-naphthoyl-CoA synthase; this translates as MSSIAWSQCGEFSDILYHKAEGIAKITINRPERRNAFRPQTVEQMIEALQDARNDEAVGVVILTGAGELAFCSGGDQKIRGNAGYADAKGVNKLNVLDFQRDIRTCPKPVIAMVAGYAIGGGHVLHMLCDLTIAAENARFGQTGPRVGSFDGGWGASYMARLVGQKKAREIWYLCRQYTAQEALDMGLVNTVVPLEKLEEETVQWCREILANSPLAIRCLKASLNADCDGQAGLQELAGNATLLYYMSEEGQEGRNAFVEKRKPDFSRFPKRP
- the menE gene encoding o-succinylbenzoate--CoA ligase; its protein translation is MDPLRSPAPDPVADAASRFGPMPMLLTPDGSRSFKECSAMAGRIAAALLNRGLRDGDGVAIISPNTPDMVLILLALLSAGMVAAPLNHRLPEARLRQMLQELQPSLCITGAECPAPDTDTASIDAAELLAEASALPDRRSALLNHKGTTVRPITIIHTSASTGTAKAAVHSLENHWYNALGSNSNLPFGPGDTWLLSLPLFHVGGYALIFRSLASGGALAIDRPHASLTDSLERFPISHLSLVPTQLFRLLYRENDPALTAGIKALLLGGSAASGSLVDEAAARGLPIYLSYGSTEMASQIATTDAPVARHRSDSGRVLPWREVREAPDGELLVRGKCLCTGYLRNGAIDPIGDPDGWFHTGDIGSLAADGTVRVLGRKDDMFISGGENIHPEEVERALREIEGVLEAVVAPVRDPEYGERPAAFIRTAGGDGPDDETLRREMQMRVGRLKTPVVFFRVCQWTTLPGSEKTDRAWYRQMAAEYRRGESSGGLPCA